One part of the Anaeromyxobacter sp. Fw109-5 genome encodes these proteins:
- a CDS encoding porin, translating into MKPYRRSFATLTVVAAALGVPLGASSDDHGPATEQASVPSVASPAGFGGQRVPTPDPEVVPASTASAARVAAPPPRVAEPSPAQPVPAAPASRTRISLPLEIEVHGRLYMGVAADERDDWTRRLDMDSARIGIEARLPGVLTVLEADLAERTPITDAFARLDGPLATRFQAGRFKAPFSARQLESSWKLPLVDRGLVNDYLVKDNDLGGRRLGATAGVRPGNGRFEAYAGIFVGDRTAFGGENRAQDLSASVSVRPWMPLELGATAYRAGSSDPLVAVHQAASLYARLVAGALDASLEGFAGKVAAGDVTAGTALAGWTFELGETRHLQVTPVAGGEVLEVRGTTRGVGHSAIAGAVLSWTKGLKVKLQGERARRPGDDVSQNALALQIATRF; encoded by the coding sequence GTGAAACCGTATCGTCGCTCGTTCGCCACGCTGACGGTCGTCGCCGCGGCGCTCGGAGTCCCCCTCGGCGCCTCGTCCGACGACCATGGGCCCGCGACCGAGCAGGCGAGCGTCCCTTCGGTCGCCAGCCCGGCGGGTTTCGGCGGCCAGCGCGTTCCCACTCCCGACCCCGAGGTCGTGCCCGCGAGCACGGCCTCGGCCGCGCGCGTCGCAGCCCCGCCGCCGAGGGTGGCGGAGCCCTCCCCGGCCCAGCCCGTCCCCGCCGCCCCTGCGAGCCGCACGCGCATCTCGCTGCCGCTCGAGATCGAGGTGCACGGGCGCCTCTACATGGGCGTCGCCGCCGACGAGCGCGACGACTGGACGCGCCGGCTCGACATGGACTCGGCGCGCATCGGGATCGAGGCGCGGCTGCCCGGGGTGCTCACCGTGCTCGAGGCGGACCTCGCGGAGCGCACGCCCATCACGGACGCGTTCGCGCGCCTGGATGGGCCGCTCGCCACGCGCTTCCAGGCCGGTCGCTTCAAGGCGCCGTTCTCGGCGCGGCAGCTCGAGTCCTCCTGGAAGCTGCCGCTCGTCGATCGCGGCCTGGTGAACGACTACCTGGTGAAGGACAACGACCTCGGCGGACGGCGGCTCGGGGCCACCGCCGGCGTGCGCCCCGGGAACGGCCGCTTCGAGGCCTACGCCGGCATCTTCGTGGGAGACCGGACGGCGTTCGGCGGCGAGAACCGGGCGCAGGATCTCTCCGCGAGCGTCTCGGTGCGGCCGTGGATGCCCCTCGAGCTCGGCGCGACCGCGTATCGCGCGGGATCGAGCGATCCCCTCGTCGCCGTCCACCAGGCGGCGAGCCTGTACGCGCGCCTCGTGGCGGGCGCGCTCGACGCGAGCCTGGAGGGGTTCGCGGGGAAGGTCGCCGCCGGCGACGTCACCGCGGGGACCGCCCTGGCCGGCTGGACCTTCGAGCTCGGCGAGACGCGCCACCTGCAGGTGACCCCCGTCGCGGGCGGGGAGGTGCTCGAGGTGCGCGGGACGACCCGCGGGGTCGGACACTCCGCCATCGCCGGGGCGGTGCTCTCGTGGACGAAGGGACTCAAGGTGAAGCTTCAGGGAGAGCGGGCGCGCCGCCCGGGCGACGACGTCTCGCAGAACGCGCTGGCGCTCCAGATCGCGACGAGGTTCTGA